A window of the [Chlorobium] sp. 445 genome harbors these coding sequences:
- a CDS encoding tRNA pseudouridine(38-40) synthase TruA codes for MKVASTKPTSKTRNLRLVLEYDGTPFAGWQRQPQNRHQITIQGEIEKVLGQVLQESIEVIGAGRTDAGVHAKMQVANFWTHSKMSTEKLRYVLNRLLPKEISVSRVKEVDEAFHARFSATARTYRYFLTTEKSALAHRYTAFYPYRTLSLDALQACAKLIIGEHDFTSFCKAGSAVKHKRCRIQTAQWKKVGKTIVFEITADRFLHSMVRLLVGTMLDVGKGELTLSDFQRIFAGKDVRLAGASAKPNGLFLWKIHYGKRLTVPTESDESEDSE; via the coding sequence ATGAAAGTGGCATCAACAAAACCAACAAGTAAAACCCGCAATCTTCGACTGGTGCTGGAGTATGATGGAACGCCGTTTGCAGGTTGGCAGCGTCAGCCGCAAAATCGTCATCAAATCACAATCCAAGGCGAAATCGAAAAAGTGCTCGGTCAAGTGCTGCAAGAATCCATTGAGGTCATTGGCGCAGGCAGAACGGATGCAGGCGTTCATGCAAAAATGCAAGTTGCAAATTTTTGGACCCATAGCAAAATGAGCACGGAAAAGTTGCGCTATGTGCTCAATCGCCTTTTACCAAAAGAAATTTCGGTGAGCCGTGTAAAAGAAGTAGATGAAGCCTTTCATGCTCGATTTTCTGCTACAGCGCGCACCTATCGCTATTTTCTGACAACCGAAAAAAGCGCGTTAGCGCATCGTTACACGGCATTTTACCCTTATCGGACGCTCTCACTCGACGCACTGCAAGCGTGTGCTAAGCTTATCATCGGTGAGCACGATTTCACATCGTTCTGCAAAGCAGGGTCTGCTGTAAAACACAAACGGTGTCGCATACAAACTGCACAGTGGAAAAAGGTAGGAAAGACAATTGTGTTTGAGATTACTGCAGACCGATTTTTGCACAGCATGGTGCGTTTGCTCGTGGGAACAATGCTCGATGTAGGAAAAGGTGAGCTGACGCTTAGCGATTTTCAGCGTATCTTTGCAGGTAAAGATGTGCGTCTGGCAGGCGCTTCTGCAAAGCCGAATGGACTTTTCCTGTGGAAAATCCACTATGGCAAACGGCTCACAGTGCCAACCGAAAGCGATGAATCCGAAGACAGCGAATAA
- a CDS encoding dCMP deaminase: protein MQNFHEHNALSHLAEKPKRIGWQEYFMRVAHLISLRATCERAHVGAVIVRDNNILATGYNGSPSGLPHCDGPNCLIYKSIHPDGTVEENCMRTIHAEMNAIIQAAKHGVAIKDAEIYITASPCINCLKALINVGIKTIYYDKPYKIENISELLRLSGVRLIQVHIEQPHIFPNHT, encoded by the coding sequence ATGCAAAATTTTCATGAGCATAATGCTCTGTCTCACCTTGCTGAAAAGCCGAAGCGAATCGGTTGGCAAGAGTATTTTATGCGTGTGGCGCATTTGATTTCACTGCGCGCAACGTGCGAGCGTGCACATGTCGGTGCTGTTATTGTGCGCGATAACAATATCTTGGCAACTGGCTACAACGGCTCACCCTCTGGCTTGCCACACTGCGATGGACCTAATTGCCTCATCTACAAATCTATTCATCCTGACGGTACAGTCGAGGAAAATTGCATGCGCACAATTCATGCAGAGATGAATGCAATTATTCAAGCTGCAAAGCACGGCGTAGCCATCAAAGATGCAGAGATTTACATAACAGCAAGCCCATGTATCAATTGCCTCAAAGCCCTGATCAACGTAGGTATAAAAACGATTTACTACGACAAGCCTTACAAAATTGAAAACATCTCTGAGCTTTTACGTCTTTCAGGTGTGCGCTTGATTCAAGTGCACATCGAGCAACCGCACATTTTCCCAAATCATACCTAA
- a CDS encoding MFS transporter gives MIELSRKGDFFSREQLLLIILATIQLTNVLDFVIMMPLGPQFMRHFEISPQAFGLVVSCYTFSAAVFGFLGAFFIDRLDRRLALLVLYAGFTLGTLFCAIAPTYELLMLARATAGAFGGIMGALVMAIVGDAIPEARRGAATGIIMSSFSVASIAGVPFGLYLAHLLSWHAPFFMLAALSTVTWLGAFYFLPSMTQHLSRCTSTSPLDDMRMVLSTPNNWRTFMFMSMLMLSGFSVIPFISPYMVGNVGLSEADLPYIYLFGGLATFFTSRYVGVLSDKYGKKRIFQLAAACSIVPILLLTSLPQTPLALALCVTTLFMIFVSGRFVPAVSLITSSIESRYRGSFMSINSCVQQLSSGLASFLAGLVIGKGEGGALTNYWLVGIAASAATLLCITLVEWVKPAEEPAARVETEVTSLAESSL, from the coding sequence ATGATTGAGCTATCGCGCAAAGGCGATTTTTTTTCTCGTGAGCAACTTCTGCTCATCATTTTGGCAACGATACAATTGACCAATGTTCTGGACTTTGTCATCATGATGCCACTTGGACCGCAATTTATGCGGCATTTTGAGATTTCGCCCCAAGCCTTCGGACTCGTTGTTTCTTGCTACACCTTCAGTGCCGCCGTGTTTGGGTTTCTCGGAGCGTTTTTTATCGACCGCCTTGACCGGCGTCTTGCCTTGCTTGTACTTTATGCCGGCTTTACACTCGGCACTCTCTTTTGTGCTATTGCCCCAACTTACGAACTCCTAATGCTTGCACGCGCCACAGCAGGTGCATTCGGCGGTATTATGGGCGCACTCGTCATGGCAATTGTTGGCGATGCTATTCCTGAAGCAAGACGCGGCGCCGCCACTGGCATCATCATGTCCTCTTTTTCTGTTGCCTCCATCGCTGGCGTGCCGTTTGGACTTTACCTTGCGCATTTGCTTTCATGGCATGCACCGTTTTTTATGCTCGCTGCCTTGAGCACAGTAACATGGCTTGGGGCGTTTTACTTCCTTCCATCTATGACACAACACCTCTCACGCTGCACCTCTACATCGCCACTGGACGACATGCGCATGGTGCTCTCCACACCGAACAACTGGCGCACCTTCATGTTTATGAGCATGTTGATGCTGTCAGGCTTTTCCGTGATTCCTTTCATCAGTCCATATATGGTCGGCAATGTTGGGCTTTCAGAAGCAGATTTACCTTACATCTATCTTTTTGGTGGGCTTGCCACGTTTTTTACATCGCGCTATGTCGGCGTGCTATCGGATAAGTACGGCAAGAAACGCATCTTCCAATTGGCTGCTGCCTGCTCGATTGTACCGATTTTACTGCTGACATCATTGCCCCAAACACCTCTTGCACTTGCACTATGCGTTACGACACTTTTTATGATTTTCGTTTCAGGTCGGTTTGTGCCTGCAGTTTCGCTCATTACGTCCAGCATTGAATCGCGCTATCGTGGGAGTTTTATGAGCATCAATTCCTGTGTGCAACAACTCTCATCAGGGCTTGCATCATTTCTTGCTGGTCTGGTGATTGGCAAGGGCGAAGGCGGCGCGCTAACTAATTACTGGTTGGTCGGCATCGCTGCCAGTGCTGCAACCCTGCTGTGCATCACTCTCGTTGAATGGGTAAAGCCTGCCGAAGAGCCTGCAGCTCGCGTGGAAACTGAAGTTACTTCTCTTGCCGAAAGCTCTCTATGA
- a CDS encoding riboflavin synthase, whose protein sequence is MFTGIVKDIGVVKSVTPQGNGLRLRIESYSEDMRDLAVDESVALSGACQTVVAVQGNTFEVDTVEETLKKTTLGSWRVGTKVNLERALRASDRMGGHYVQGHVDCVGEILELRELSASWLCKIMFDPKFEPYIVPIGSIAVDGISLTVADLQRNVFAVAIIPYTYEHTTLKERKAGDKVNLEFDILGKYIAKQVQAFLQHTNGPKEPLSEARLKELGYL, encoded by the coding sequence ATGTTTACAGGTATTGTCAAAGATATTGGTGTTGTGAAAAGTGTAACGCCACAAGGCAACGGTCTGAGATTGCGCATTGAGTCTTACAGCGAAGACATGCGTGATCTTGCCGTGGATGAAAGTGTCGCCTTGAGCGGCGCGTGTCAAACTGTAGTGGCAGTGCAGGGCAATACATTTGAAGTCGATACAGTAGAAGAAACCTTGAAGAAGACAACGCTGGGCAGTTGGCGCGTGGGCACAAAGGTCAATCTCGAGCGCGCCTTACGCGCAAGCGACCGAATGGGCGGGCACTATGTGCAAGGTCATGTTGACTGCGTAGGAGAAATTCTTGAACTGCGCGAGCTATCAGCAAGCTGGCTGTGCAAAATCATGTTCGACCCGAAGTTTGAACCTTACATCGTACCGATAGGCTCAATCGCCGTCGATGGTATCAGTCTGACAGTTGCGGACTTGCAGCGCAATGTCTTTGCCGTAGCAATTATTCCTTACACCTACGAGCACACAACACTCAAAGAACGTAAAGCCGGCGATAAAGTCAATCTCGAGTTCGACATTTTAGGCAAATACATCGCAAAGCAGGTGCAAGCGTTTTTGCAGCATACAAACGGACCGAAAGAGCCGCTTAGCGAAGCACGCTTAAAAGAACTGGGCTACTTGTAA
- a CDS encoding phosphatidate cytidylyltransferase → MLLALPLFAVLGLSPFWNNVLIALIMVIYVFSLVALLNFCVAKLGLAADLSRKITHIGAGCLVLFLALFDDSDWSKYLNITILVIWFFLLIQKGFFADANDEAVKTMTRTGDRTELLKGPFYFVIVSIICATVFYKTFAGVAAMGFLTFGDGLAPVVGTRIGKLKYQIFSPKSVEGSLTMLIAGILGAMLFIWIVLPQEFNLTRIALLGIVATVAEGASPKEIDNFLIPLAVIGATYII, encoded by the coding sequence ATGCTGCTGGCTCTTCCGCTCTTCGCAGTGCTTGGGCTTTCACCTTTTTGGAACAATGTGCTGATTGCCCTCATTATGGTCATCTATGTGTTCAGTTTGGTTGCATTGCTCAATTTTTGTGTCGCTAAACTGGGCTTAGCCGCTGACCTTAGCCGAAAAATCACGCACATTGGCGCTGGCTGTCTGGTCTTGTTCCTTGCGCTGTTCGATGATTCGGATTGGTCGAAGTATCTCAATATCACGATTCTTGTTATCTGGTTTTTCCTACTTATTCAGAAAGGTTTTTTTGCTGATGCCAACGATGAAGCTGTCAAAACCATGACGCGCACCGGCGACCGCACCGAACTTCTTAAAGGTCCATTTTACTTTGTTATTGTCTCGATTATTTGTGCCACGGTGTTCTACAAGACTTTTGCAGGCGTTGCCGCCATGGGTTTTCTTACATTTGGCGATGGATTAGCACCTGTGGTTGGCACACGCATCGGAAAATTGAAGTATCAGATTTTTAGCCCGAAAAGTGTGGAGGGTAGCCTGACGATGCTCATCGCCGGCATTCTTGGCGCTATGCTGTTTATCTGGATTGTGTTGCCACAGGAATTTAATCTTACGCGTATCGCACTGCTTGGCATCGTGGCTACTGTCGCAGAAGGTGCTAGCCCAAAGGAAATTGATAACTTTCTTATCCCTCTTGCCGTCATTGGCGCAACATACATCATTTGA
- a CDS encoding ferredoxin:thioredoxin reductase, which produces MAQPSEAALKKVWKYVENYFEKSGTFPHPDRSITEAVVNGLAQHIDELGKPLCPCNFYVDKKAEVQRREWICACDEMKLYKYCHCLLFVTKEGLPITEYLPEDHEGRQIYGLVKDPTPDKGREATKVTHPERH; this is translated from the coding sequence ATGGCTCAACCATCTGAAGCGGCACTCAAAAAAGTGTGGAAGTATGTGGAGAACTACTTTGAGAAGTCTGGCACATTCCCACACCCTGACCGCAGCATTACAGAAGCCGTGGTAAATGGACTGGCGCAACACATTGATGAACTCGGAAAACCGCTTTGTCCATGCAATTTCTACGTGGATAAAAAAGCTGAAGTCCAAAGACGCGAGTGGATATGCGCTTGTGATGAAATGAAACTCTACAAGTATTGTCACTGCCTATTATTTGTAACCAAAGAAGGGTTGCCGATTACCGAATACTTACCAGAAGACCATGAAGGGCGGCAAATCTATGGATTGGTCAAAGACCCCACGCCAGACAAAGGGCGCGAAGCGACAAAAGTCACGCACCCTGAACGGCATTGA
- a CDS encoding bacteriochlorophyll c synthase (catalyzes the synthesis of bacteriochlorophyll c which is the primary pigment in the chlorosomes of the photosynthetic green bacteria), with product MSKPATLPLREKLKAHLELLDPITWVGVLQGIVCGAIASGALTFNLESLGKFGLLTLLFGPLGTGFAQSLNDYFDRDLDRVNEPTRPIPSGRLTEREALWNWIIVGIITLGVGILLGSLLEPDRGLMLIGLTILGLIMGYIYSAPPIKLKTNVLLSAPSVGLTYSFITWIAGNIIYADLRPEVLAMAIINALVAIGLIFLNDFKSIEGDRAQGLKSLPVMIGVRNTYLVSFLIIDLPLIWFVYLMKAWGFDIMFFFSLISLLIIIAMQIALYRDPEDGAKALDAAIQQTGLKNVVGQSETKAHRSYLRYLVVNNGLYVLNVFAASFFIAQKPLA from the coding sequence ATGAGCAAGCCTGCCACTTTGCCGCTTCGCGAAAAACTCAAGGCACACCTTGAACTTTTAGACCCGATTACTTGGGTTGGCGTCTTGCAAGGCATTGTATGTGGTGCGATTGCCTCTGGCGCTCTCACCTTTAACTTGGAAAGTCTCGGTAAATTTGGATTACTGACCCTGCTTTTCGGACCACTTGGTACAGGCTTTGCTCAATCGCTTAACGATTACTTCGATCGTGATCTCGATCGTGTCAATGAACCGACGCGCCCCATTCCTTCAGGGCGACTGACTGAACGTGAAGCGCTATGGAATTGGATTATTGTCGGCATCATCACGCTTGGCGTTGGCATTTTGCTTGGCTCACTTTTGGAACCCGATCGTGGTCTGATGCTCATTGGGCTTACCATACTGGGATTGATTATGGGCTATATTTACTCTGCACCGCCTATCAAACTTAAAACAAACGTCCTGCTCTCTGCGCCCAGCGTTGGTCTTACCTACAGTTTTATTACTTGGATTGCAGGAAATATCATTTATGCGGACTTGCGTCCTGAAGTACTGGCTATGGCAATCATCAATGCACTGGTTGCCATTGGACTCATTTTTCTCAACGACTTCAAGTCTATTGAGGGCGATAGAGCACAAGGCTTGAAGTCTCTGCCTGTCATGATTGGTGTGCGTAATACCTATCTAGTGTCGTTTCTTATTATTGACTTGCCGTTGATCTGGTTTGTTTATTTGATGAAAGCATGGGGTTTTGACATTATGTTTTTCTTCTCGCTTATCTCACTTCTGATTATTATAGCTATGCAAATTGCACTCTACCGCGATCCTGAAGATGGTGCAAAGGCACTTGATGCTGCTATTCAGCAAACTGGTTTGAAGAACGTGGTTGGACAAAGTGAAACCAAAGCACATCGCTCCTACTTGAGATATTTAGTTGTCAATAATGGGCTCTATGTGCTGAATGTGTTTGCTGCCTCGTTCTTCATTGCTCAAAAGCCACTTGCATAA